The following coding sequences lie in one Arachis ipaensis cultivar K30076 chromosome B03, Araip1.1, whole genome shotgun sequence genomic window:
- the LOC107630017 gene encoding uncharacterized protein LOC107630017 isoform X7 produces MPYPVIVDDNDIDDAALWAVIDSAAASHSSSKSKTLPTITYPNQRQSPSPVSKPSPSPVSSLPPGKFHRISRDSGEVVQESWAYRPPRKVARIAAPPEANVSGSPLAMVRTVERTPPTKAYASPESYLSPGIGKLTGQEVSGSCTELSPQCFGGGGRRSEKVDEEKENGMWHGLSGRFPSVSLFKEYQNAAMAILEKTDYTLISGKSFIKKTGWRKISCYFNISYEIRDKNIEFDENRNVQRAEFVVRAYMQGGRFSDGWGSCERCEKRFQKPNHDIPSTAETRAKNKACQDLLGIGEYRPGATSQVH; encoded by the exons ATGCCGTACCCCGTCATTGTCGACGACAATGACATAGACGACGCCGCTTTGTGGGCCGTAATCGATTCCGCCGCAGCATCCCACTCCTCATCGAAATCCAAAACCCTACCAACCATCACTTATCCCAATCAACGCCAATCCCCTTCTCCGGTATCCAAACCATCGCCGTCGCCGGTATCGTCACTTCCGCCGGGAAAGTTCCACCGGATATCGCGGGATTCCGGCGAGGTTGTGCAGGAGTCGTGGGCTTACCGACCGCCGAGGAAGGTGGCGAGGATCGCTGCTCCTCCAGAGGCCAACGTGAGCGGCAGCCCTCTCGCTATGGTCAGGACCGTGGAGAGGACACCGCCAACGAAGGCCTATGCGTCGCCGGAGTCTTACCTGTCGCCGGGGATTGGAAAATTGACAGGGCAAGAGGTGAGCGGGAGCTGCACGGAGTTGTCGCCACAGTGTTTTGGCGGCGGCGGAAGGAGGAGCGAGAAGGTAGATGAGGAGAAGGAGAATGGCATGTGGCATGGCTTGTCTGGAAGGTTTCCTTCGGTTTCTTTGTTCAAGGAGTACCAAAATGCAGCTATGGCG ATTTTGGAGAAAACTGATTACACTTTGATTTCAGGAAAGTCTTTCATTAAAAAAACAG GTTGGAGAAAGATATCTTGCTACTTTAATATTTCTTATGAAATCAGAGATAAGAACATTGAGTTTGATGAGAATCGCAATGTTCAGCGTGCTGAGTTTGTTGTTCGTGCATACATGCA GGGTGGCAGATTCTCAGATGGCTGGGGCTCTTGTGAGCGATGTGAAAAGAGATTTCAGAAACCAAATCATGATATTCCAAGCACAGCTGAGACCAGAGCCAAAAACAAAGCTTGTCAG GATTTGCTAGGAATTGGAGAATACCGACCTGGTGCAACAAGTCAAGTTCATTGA
- the LOC107630017 gene encoding uncharacterized protein LOC107630017 isoform X2: MPYPVIVDDNDIDDAALWAVIDSAAASHSSSKSKTLPTITYPNQRQSPSPVSKPSPSPVSSLPPGKFHRISRDSGEVVQESWAYRPPRKVARIAAPPEANVSGSPLAMVRTVERTPPTKAYASPESYLSPGIGKLTGQEVSGSCTELSPQCFGGGGRRSEKVDEEKENGMWHGLSGRFPSVSLFKEYQNAAMAILEKTDYTLISGKSFIKKTGWRKISCYFNISYEIRDKNIEFDENRNVQRAEFVVRAYMQYVLVWGGRFSDGWGSCERCEKRFQKPNHDIPSTAETRAKNKACQVRHFWCVLCLFYFVFGTLGAMRFGSKTSYKLLN; the protein is encoded by the exons ATGCCGTACCCCGTCATTGTCGACGACAATGACATAGACGACGCCGCTTTGTGGGCCGTAATCGATTCCGCCGCAGCATCCCACTCCTCATCGAAATCCAAAACCCTACCAACCATCACTTATCCCAATCAACGCCAATCCCCTTCTCCGGTATCCAAACCATCGCCGTCGCCGGTATCGTCACTTCCGCCGGGAAAGTTCCACCGGATATCGCGGGATTCCGGCGAGGTTGTGCAGGAGTCGTGGGCTTACCGACCGCCGAGGAAGGTGGCGAGGATCGCTGCTCCTCCAGAGGCCAACGTGAGCGGCAGCCCTCTCGCTATGGTCAGGACCGTGGAGAGGACACCGCCAACGAAGGCCTATGCGTCGCCGGAGTCTTACCTGTCGCCGGGGATTGGAAAATTGACAGGGCAAGAGGTGAGCGGGAGCTGCACGGAGTTGTCGCCACAGTGTTTTGGCGGCGGCGGAAGGAGGAGCGAGAAGGTAGATGAGGAGAAGGAGAATGGCATGTGGCATGGCTTGTCTGGAAGGTTTCCTTCGGTTTCTTTGTTCAAGGAGTACCAAAATGCAGCTATGGCG ATTTTGGAGAAAACTGATTACACTTTGATTTCAGGAAAGTCTTTCATTAAAAAAACAG GTTGGAGAAAGATATCTTGCTACTTTAATATTTCTTATGAAATCAGAGATAAGAACATTGAGTTTGATGAGAATCGCAATGTTCAGCGTGCTGAGTTTGTTGTTCGTGCATACATGCAGTATGTTCTTGTTTG GGGTGGCAGATTCTCAGATGGCTGGGGCTCTTGTGAGCGATGTGAAAAGAGATTTCAGAAACCAAATCATGATATTCCAAGCACAGCTGAGACCAGAGCCAAAAACAAAGCTTGTCAGGTACGTCATTTTTGGTGTGTACTTtgtctattttattttgtttttggtacATTGGGAGCAATGAGGTTTGGATCTAAGACTTCTTACAAACTACTCAACTAA